The Helicoverpa armigera isolate CAAS_96S chromosome 18, ASM3070526v1, whole genome shotgun sequence genome segment GTGACTAAATGTGACTCTTCAAACAGTATGGCCAGGTATCTGCCAGTCGGGTCCCAGCACATGTCCAGTATGGGTCCTCCCACTGAGTCTCCGGATGGTAGCTCCACCTTTGTTACGTCCAGGACTGGCAGGGCTTTGCTGGTTTGTGATCCTGAGGAAAGAGGATGTAtctattagtaaaataaatttagCAATAATACATTCATTATTAAAGGATAAAGGCAACTTTTAATAGTTCAAGTCTAGTTGAATTACTAATgaagttttaaatttaaaatcatcccattttttgtacaaacaaaTTGAACCATCTACTTTCAGTTTTGGTATTCTATAGGTCTTTCTGGTGTTTAGCAGACTTTCATTCTCTATATGACAAAAATAACAACTTACCCTAAACAtttctaaattcaatttacaggaATTCAGAAACCTACCTTTCATAACACAGACAGAATagattttaactttaactgaCTGATTTAAAACAACCAGCTATTACTTAGCTCTGACATAAAACAATAATCTACTCACCACTCATGAGCCCAGTATTAGTAAGAGCATACACCATAGGTTCTCCCTTAGCGGCAAACAGCAGCACATCTCCGGGCCCCCAGCACGCGGCCACCACGCGGTTGCCGCGAGCGCACCAACGCTCCGGCGTCCAGCGTTTTGTGTCCCATACTCTGGAAATTGTAAGATTTTGTTATAGTTTAGGTATGTCTAAATATAGgatattaggtatatattattgtataattaagtaaaagattgattaaaacacaaaatattgacAAAGTCCAGTGTTTGATGCTTGTATTCAATACTTACTAGaacaattttctaaaataaacttttgacaATAGCTGTCTTTCTCATAACTGTTTTTCTTGAAAAAGGGGTGTTTTTGGGGGTGCAgtacttttgtaattaaataattacacacTAGCtgaaaaagtacctactaatagggtagtttccatggtcgaaataatgaaataatatttagtccgctttttagataatcaaaaaatattggatacgtattttttctttttttaattaaacataaaatgacaaagataatacacttcaaaaattaggagtgggggccttttacgtcacagtgtcctgaaaattgtagcaacttgtgacgtcacactcaactttaacacgctatatcttaacaagttctgatccaatttaaaaaagaaaaaatatgtatcgcttaattttggacaatctacaagacggactaattattattttttaggaaactaggcTATTTAAttagcctagtttcaataaataattttgatttgaatatacatatataagcAGTAAATAGCCTTTCTTATCAAGAAGTGATATGTTGCTTTAGTTATTTCTAGTTCTTAGTAGTCTTACAATACAAGAAATCTGTAACCTAAGATAGacataaaattttagttttctCACCTAAATATAATAGAAGAAGTAGCAGCAAAGACTTTGCTGGCGTCAAATGACCATCGTGCAAACACAATGCCACCGCCTGCAACTCTTCGTAGAGGAACCGCAGTCTCCATAGACACGTCCCACACTAGCATGGAAGTGTCAGCACCTGAGCAGCTGATCAGCAAGTCACCGTTGGGAGACCAGCTCACGTCGGTGACAGGACTGTGGCCTGGCCTGCAAAGTCAGATTAAATTGGTTAGTTGCAATTTTGTGTAGGTTAGTTTTCTTATAGGAAAATTTTTGTGAATgattaacaatttttataatcTTCATAGTCAATATTATGTGTAATAATGGAAATGATTATCTATTCCTTTGAGTTAAAAATCGCtccataaaatatctataatcCATGTGTTCTTGTTGCTGTTACAAAGTATTGCTACACAAACAAAATTTCTGCATAAAGCAACAAAATTAATTCTCAAATATAAAGATTATCAATTTAGGGAAAACTTATCCTAGTCAGAATTAATGCTAAGCCTTCAACATACCTGTTCAAAACCACAGCATTGCTAGAAGATGGCTTGGTAAACATTGAATTAGGGTCCACCGTCCACACAATGACACCCTGTTCACATCCCACGGCCAATTCAGAAGCTGAGAACGGCCTCCAACTCAACGAGGACACATGACCTTGTGCCTTACATTTTAGCGTAGAAACAAATGCAACTTCTGAACAATATATCCTTACGTTGTCATCTACGGTAGCCACAGCCATTTTTGTAGTATGAGGATGCCAAGCTATACATTTTATTGGCCCGTTCCCCCAACTTCTAGTCCTAGAGTAATTAGCAACGATTTTAGGTCCTATATCCTTCAAATGTGGCTGTAAAAAGTATCTGAAAGCTGTGAACACATTCGCTACTTTCAACACGTATGACGCGGCGACGGCGAGCACCTGGCTCTCCTGGTTCACTGAGGGGTCTGCGGCGACGGCCAGGGCTTCCAAAAACCCCTGTTTGTACCACACACTTGTTATTTTCTTGAGTAAATTGTCCTCAACGTCAATGTACATAGAAATGTTCTCGTCGGACGTTCTGTGGTGGTGAATATCACGTGTCACGTTGATAACTGGATGGCTTTTTGTCTGAAACAACAATAAACTAATAAGCTTTGTGTTATTCTATGAATAATACCGAAGTAACTAAGTTAACCTTACCGAGTTTGTAAACGTCGTTATATTTCCATATCGTGCGTTCCCACAGCAGAAAACCTCGTTTAGTTTGCAGAAGGGGATTTCATCTGCCCCCGGGAGTTCGGGAAATCCATGAAAAGCAGAcattatctttgttttattgaaatgtttgtcaTAAACGGCCGGCGCAATACCGCAGCGATcacaaaatttcaaatattttgacacTTCACTGACAGATGTTAGTACAGGAGTGTCATTGACATCTGTGACGTAGAAAAAAAATGCGTTCAGTTTGTTATAATCCtaagttatttatgtaaaatatttaatttaaattatgaataaatccattttttaaacaaaaatcttgTTGGTTTTGTCTCTTGCGCACTATTCCAGTTTAGCGCAGCTGGTAGTCgtgataacatttttttttaatgtcaaatgtCAAACCGCTTAGCCGGTTTCGTGGGAAAATaatgttagtcattttcttctttttatattatgcTAGCAGCGTCTGTAAAGCcatttttaatacctacctgTTGATTGGATCACTTTTAATGCTCTGACTCGGAATCCACACAGTGGACGATAGCCTTACTTTCTTTATTACGGTCCTAATGCACCTAGGGCTTCGATGGGTCAACGACCGGTTTTTtgtaggaaaataataaaataccctCGTCGTTATATCGATAATATTCAATAATTaaatctaaattcaaaaatacttaggtacctaatgatgaaaaataatttcggTCCGGATACAAAACAGGCATGcctaaatacttacctacttggacTTTATGTAACTGGGTAGATAGAAAAGTTGGGGACTTCCTAAGCAAGCTAGGTACTTTCCCACTGAGTGTAGACAAAACAATAGGTGAACATTATCCTTTTAATTCatatacttaagtaggtacagctAAAGCGCTCATCACTTGTATCACAAAGGACCACAAATTAACCCTCACTTCTATATAATATTCTCCGGAACGAATTGGGACAAAGATAAAAGATTTCTGCTTACGTATTCAAAGTATAATAAGGGTACTTTTGAGAATTTACTGCGGCGCAACCGAGATTTATGTTAAAATGCGGAACGGGGTGAGACATTGCGGTAATTGATTCTTTTGCGAAGTTCGAAGCTGGTGAAATATCACTAAAACTgattttttaataggtacttaggtaggtaggtactacgaCTTAAGTACCTAACTTATTTCCTTGATTTCAATCGCACAAACTATCCTGTTCTATTTtttctctgtaccaaattttattaaaatcagttcagtggtttagacgtggaagcgtaacagacaggcagagtaactttcgcatttataataggtacctattacgagcttccgcccgcggtgtAGATAGATATAGTAGGGATGAAGAGCCCTTGACTCTTAAGAGTTTTTAGACTAATTACCCTGAGGAACATTGTTCGggaacaatatttaaaaaacattataatttttcctgTTCAGAgcagaaataaatatgtacctaataataaatatatttcttaccTACCTATCTCATTCATTTATCTTATGGGTAAACAATTATACCTACTatccattaaataataatgtaatccAATCAATTGAAAAGGAATTCGGGATAGGCGGACCTCGACAGAAATTATTCGATGGTTGAGAATTTCTTGTTTAATTTCTAACTTAGATAATGATGACCtaaattttaaactaatttagGAATAGCTGCGGTTGTTATCCGATAGAAAATtggttaagtaattaattttatttgtttattgaatttcaCCATCAAATTCGTTCGTTTCCACGGCCTTTATTATATGCGAAAACAAATTGCTTATATGTATTGCATAGGTAATACCTACCCGCGGAAATTGAACCCACTAAAAACCTGAGAAAAGTGTCTTATCCTGTCTCCGTTTTCAAGACAAGAACcgatataaatgaaattacacAGATAgtcaagtaaaaga includes the following:
- the LOC110380084 gene encoding aladin, with product MSAFHGFPELPGADEIPFCKLNEVFCCGNARYGNITTFTNSTKSHPVINVTRDIHHHRTSDENISMYIDVEDNLLKKITSVWYKQGFLEALAVAADPSVNQESQVLAVAASYVLKVANVFTAFRYFLQPHLKDIGPKIVANYSRTRSWGNGPIKCIAWHPHTTKMAVATVDDNVRIYCSEVAFVSTLKCKAQGHVSSLSWRPFSASELAVGCEQGVIVWTVDPNSMFTKPSSSNAVVLNRPGHSPVTDVSWSPNGDLLISCSGADTSMLVWDVSMETAVPLRRVAGGGIVFARWSFDASKVFAATSSIIFRVWDTKRWTPERWCARGNRVVAACWGPGDVLLFAAKGEPMVYALTNTGLMSGSQTSKALPVLDVTKVELPSGDSVGGPILDMCWDPTGRYLAILFEESHLVTVFCTTKLMLQLKITPCCFICGIEVEVPSTMAFQHNFSEGACLTIAWSSGRVQHFPIIYTDTY